The Anas platyrhynchos isolate ZD024472 breed Pekin duck chromosome 1, IASCAAS_PekinDuck_T2T, whole genome shotgun sequence genomic sequence ctgccctctGAGCCATTGCCCAAGCTGAAGGCCCCAGTACCAAGTGTCCTTTCCTGTTCCCTGGGCACCATTTGTCCTCCTGACGGACCTTTAGGAGGCCCACAggaccagcagcaggccccaGGCCTTGGAGGAGCCTGAGGGAGGGCATGGAAAGGAGGCAAAAAGGGCAGGGTGAGGCTGGGGGTGGCGGTGTGGTGCCGGGCACCTGGCATTGCTTCATCCACAGAGAATGGCCATGCCCTGGAGCCTAGATGCAGTGTGGTCTCTGGATTTGGGGTACTTCTGTAGAGGGGGGTGCAGTGGTGTCATTCCCAAGCCCCTGGGCTGTGCACACTACAACCTCTAAAAAGAGGAGGCTTCTTGGTTTCCAGTGTGAGCTGTGAGGTGATTTGGTGAGGACCAGGAAAATTAACTGCACATGCTACTAGGTACTTCCATAGCTGGGAGTTATGCCAGTGGCTATAGTTTATTGCCAGgtggaaaacattttacaaatgaAGCAGAGCCTAAAAATGACGATAAGACatcgggaaaaaaaaatagaatcgATCTTCTCTGGATGATACACATTAACTTTCAGCTACCTCACACCTCACTCAAATATTgacatgcaaataaaaaaggACTTGGAGAATCTGAAGAATTCCTTAAATGTTAGGTGTTGATCTAAAGCTGGGTGTTTGTGTGCTTGGGTGAGCACTGGAGGCTCACTATCGAGGGAGCAACAAGGCAACAGCCTTGTGATGATGTCCCCATCCACTACGCCCAGCTTCGTCATTTACAATTGCAGCCAGTACCACCAGGAAACCAAgctgctgtgggagctgcagaTAACTGAGGTGCAAGCCCACATTGGGAGCATCTCAGCACCAGGTTGACCTACCTCAGCTTGTCTTACCCAGCAACAGTCTCCAAGCACATAATGTGGAAGCACGGTCATTGAAGACTTCCGTAGTCAATGGCAACTTGGTCCACTTAGGCTGTGAACCTGTCTCTGCAGGGGCCTTTTGGTCTCTCATGGCTCACAATGAACTCTGAAGTTAATTGGGCGCTAATTTCTCTCCAGGCCTTTCTTTGGGCTGTGGCTTTGCAGCTAACTTGCTTTCAATTGGTTTGTCTTCCTTTCTAGTCTGTGAAGATCATAATGGTCTTGTTGGTAGAGGGTGCTGAAGCAAGAGAAGGCACTTAATTTATGTCAGGCTTTTGACTGTGGGACATATATTCATCGGGGGAGCTGTGCAGCTACAGTGATGGCAACTGGTATTTAAAACCCAGTACTAGTAAATCACGGTGGATAAAACAAATGTGATGTATCAGGGCAGCTGAGGAGTGACACTTGACCACTGTATTGTTGTTCTGACACTGAAGGTAGTAATGCAGTTTTGTTCCTTAAAGCAGACCTGCTCTGCTAAGCAGACCAACACAATCCCATTTGGCAGGGAACCAATAAAAACAAGACAACTTTTCAAAAACTATTTTCTACAGTAAATGGGTACAACCCCAGACTAAGTGCTGGCACAGGTGTGGCCAGCAAATCCAGCTTTTAGTGGAGTTACCTGAAGCCCACAGAGGGCTTGCCTCTCAATTACAAAATCCAGCAGCAGTTCAAATGCAATCAAATGGGATTGCAGCTGTGCCTGAGGTAGACTGGCGTCATCCACCACTCATTTGTGATTTCTCTTACAAAAAGAGACCAAGAGCCGTAAGTGGAAATTGGTACCTCCTTGTGAGGTACCAGAGAAGTTCCTCTGAGTGCCTGACCCCAAGAGCAGATTttcaagagctacattcagaCCCACCTGCAGAATCTCCAACAGGTGGGTGAGAAAAGCCCCTCCTGTTCCTCAGCATGCTCCATGGTTGttgcgttaaaggggtgtagctgattaaccgttacgggcccggtcggattcagggtactgaaccagtcggacattcactaAAAACACATTAATCGTCTGGGGGTCccgtcagacattcaccaaaaacgcattaaccgtctgggggtccattcagacattcacgaaaaacgcattaaccgtctgggggtccatTCAGACATTCACGAAAAACGCATTAACcatctgggggtctggttagattcagaacactgaactatcacagataaccaccctcaccctagttgctgcacttaatgagagctatcacagtGCAATCAAGTatgtttattacagcaacagatgatcaggttcttttggattgccagcgatagtgactatctgcaaaagcaagctagtatgcatgaaatacacaggtgttataggtgttataggtgttgtaggtgttacggatgttacaggtgttatagatgttacaggtgcacagcctagaaataaatatgttaaaaggattaaagactctatagagattgataagcaagtattcagatctcacccaaaggcatcccaatggggggggaagagaggctcagcccgtcgactgatcccaggagtcaggaggtcttAAGGATGTTGGATTTCCtcaggatggtatctcccctgacagtggtatcttccctaacatcccctctctcttgggccaatttatattattttctatcttttaggtggagcttgagtggctctagtcaagcatatcttagttatgattggtgtaaagttttcccgtctctgtttaaagtaataggctccgagaaattcagagcgcatgctcagtgaggggtggtcgcaccttggaggcgggtagcttttgggatggaggtgtgttttggtattataatgatattataatgagcaaaaagaacactagggtacagcatttgtcaaaacatgacaggtctttggcttagggtggcaaaaagtgcagctttgtgcacaagaacaattgaggtcccacctgattacagagcctagccgtggtgtctccactccactccacgctccgtggtgttccttagagctagcacaccaagtttccccagtgcgatagcatctaaggttgggagcctagggaacgctctggtaatgcagttatgccctaccctgaaagcctcttcaaagctgtaccttttccttaaaaatgtgaatgttagttttattttcctagttacttcaggcatttacaccacaatggtgcagcaggagccctacagcagcagcatggcctAAGGTTGCCTGAGTCTGATGCTCTGCTAACCAAGGGAGCAATGAGtctcagccccttccccttttcctgtTGCTTTCTATAATACACGAGCATTGAGAAGTTGCCTGAACAAACAGTGAGGTGCCCAGCCTAAGTACCTGTGTTGGTTAGAGCCTCTGAAGAGCTGGGTTTTACTGCAGTTGAGAATTTGAGGTACCTAAACTCTGCCAAGCCCTAGGATCCCAACAAACATCCTTCACAACACTCACATCACAGGAAATACCCGATATCCCAAAACCATGCCACAAACCCACCCACCAGGTCTTATCTTTGAAGTCGAAGTGGTATGTTCCTGGGTTTGGCTGTGAGACGCCATCAGTATCTATTACATCACTATAATACCAAGCCAGATGCATTCTGTACCATGCATGCCTGCAATGTGCCTGTTGTGAAGTACTTCAAACACCCACTGGGGATTTTATGTGGAATGGGTGTTCTCTTTGTTCTTTTAGAAATAGTGTTTATCTGAAGAAAACATATGCATATTACTCAGTCCTTCACGCAACAAGACTGGCGCTGTAAGTCTCTCAGATTCCCTGTGTTCACAGGGAGTGCTATTCCTCATTTACCAGGATTTTGTGGGATGGACTGAAGGGAAACTTCCTTAAATGGCTTAAAAAGAGGAATCAAGGTCCTATATGTTACGGGCTAAATCCACTTCAACTAACTGAACCAGACTCTTACATACAATTCAAAATTCACAGGTATATTTCTTGGGTTTTGAGGACAGCTTGATAAGCATTTACAAGAATAGTTTATCTGGCATATAGAAACTTTATTCTAGCTGTGGAATAAGAATTCTACAAAGAGGTGTTAGAGATCTGGAGGGCCGTAAAGTGGTGTAAGTTTTAGTAGCTATGGTGAAACCAGAACTTGCTCAATTGAAAACACGTATGACATTCCAACTGTGAAACCAATTCTGCATGAGCTGCGCTTGATCTTTGCCTCAGTGAGATGTTCTTCACATGCGATCTGCTTAGCACATCACCTTGGAGCTGTGACAGTACTTCCCAGCCAGTGCTTGCAACATCATCAGCTGAAAGAATTTCACAGGGAGCGCTCTGGATCCTGTCTCCCCTGTCCATAAGGCAGTCGCCTCTAACACTGACACTCGATTGACTCGTGGGAAGAGAATATGAGCAGCTGTGAAGACTCCATTCCCCTGAAAGGTGAGATGGGAAAACCTGAAATTGCCCCCGCCACACACCAATTTCCCCCACTACGGGAAGCACAGCTACCTCCACTTGATCATTTGATGTCAATTTGGAAATATCACTAGTCAGTGCCATTCATAAGACTCTCACCTACTAACACTTGTCGGGAACTACTCAAACAGGGCAGGACACCATGATTTCCACAGGAGGACTGGAAGGCAAATTCATCCCCATGAGTCCATCCATCAGTCCATCCATTCCTAAAGGTTTCAGGTGGAGTATGTGTGAGTTTCTAGGATTTCTATTGCAAGAGAGGAATAAACTTCTGGCATTACTGAATGGCCTATCCCATGGCATACTAAATGGGTCCAAGTGCCCTCCGAGGGCAAGTATCTAGGCAGCTTATGTTAATGAGGGTTTGGAAGTAGAGGGTGAGATGACTTCTAATTTTtttggagttttgttttttctttaaccagGACTGCACAGCTGAGCACTTGGAGGGCACGCCACGCCCAAAAGTGGGAtacaaaactcacctgatcatACACGTGGTTTAATGATACAAGCTTTGTCATGGCAGTCTTAAGGTTTTTAGCTGTAAATGTAACTAAACTTCACCTCTCAGATACTCCAACGTAACAACAGGACTCCTAGATCACCCTCCCCAGGTAAAACATTAAATATCAATTgtatggtttcttttttttttctggaagataTACAATACAGTTCTAAACCTTTGGAGCTCAAAGGCAAGAATAATTACAGACGTTCATGGTGTGCATGATGAAAAAAGCCAGCCTAGATTATCATAATCATCTCCTTTGGCTATAAAATGTATCAATCTGACAGAAATGAAATAGTCCTTATAAAGTCAAAACGTTCTCCAAAATGTTCTGCCTGTAGGCTATAATACCTTTAGTTTTTATTCTCGACAAATACATTCATAAAcgtatgattaaaaaaaatctgccctcATTTTGAGCTATAAAGCCTTGCAAGTGAACAAAAATCAATCCTTGAATTCACAGGGTGATTACCTTAATGTGGATAAAGCAAACAAATCATTTCAAGTAAAGCagttttaatgatatttttttcaggcttcttgTATTACACAGAATGCTGTCCTGTCTTTGATACATATGTATACTTATGTGTACTTGTTGGCACCAGTTTAAAGAGGAGTAAGTCAGGAATAAGATTACTACAGCATGCCATCTCTTTAGGTACTTCACTGAGGGAGGCTCTAGTGGCAGTTTTTTCCAGTTATAGCACTGGTGCTTAGTCCGTTTGGGCTGTAATTCTGCATATTGCCattacagttttgaaatacagtaCAGATTACAAGAGATTGTACTTACAGTCTGACAAAAGCCACTGAAATTGAATTGAAAATGCTGTAAGTTTCATCCACGGGATAAAATAAAGGAGTTAGTGAATTGCTTTTCCCAGTATGCATTCAAATCAAATCATTTTAAACACAGTCCATTTATTGTGTGGGTTGGTTGGTTGTCTTTTAGTATTGCATACTTTACTATGGCTACCAGCTGATGTGTGCCTGTGCTAGTTGGAACTAGCTGGATACTGATATAGGTGAGGACAGATGGAGGAAACATACTAAAAATTACATACTAGACATTTGTCTGATATGAACCTATTGTGTCATTTAATCAATTTCAAAAAGAACCCAAAGCAACTTACTATCTTCAGGGAACCAGAATTATGCGCAAACAAAATTACTTGGTCTGAATGCAGTGAGAGATAGATCATCTATCAGTGTGTTTTAATGAATATCTATATACAGTGCAGATGTATAAATCAGAGCCAAACTTCAGCGTCATGCTCTTCACTTCATCTTACTTGCCATCAGTTCCTATTCCACTTTTAAGGTCAGTAAAAGACTGGAAAAGACACAAGAAAAGGTTGAGTATTGAAAAGTATTTCTTAAATCATTAGTTGTTCGTCATTTTAATGGTGTTAGACTTTAGCAAATTTATGAGGCATAAACTAGTTAGCTTTACAGTGTCCAAATATTGTTAGTCTTAGAAGACCTCTTATTTGAAGCCTGTATTCTCCACTTGATTTACAAACTGCCCCTATATTTTAAGCTGATGATGTAACTGCCTTATTTGCAGTGTCTTGGTCAGGATACAAATACAGTGGGCTCTGCGACGAATTTGCTCTTGGAGGTGGTTGTATACTAGCCAGTCTTTCAGAATTTCCTGGAGACTTCTCCTTCCACCTTGGACTTGCCTGCTCCTGAGACACTTCCCACACAGAGGGACATGGGGAGGTAAAATTCATGGTGGATTGTGAGAGGTAGTTCTCCTGAAGACCTTCTTGGAGGCACCTGTTTGAaagcacttctttttctttggagTTTCGCCACTTCATCCTTCGATTCTGAAACCAAATTTTCACCTGTTGGCAAGTTAATGAGAGTTTATTAGCATTCATTTCATTAAGTAACATTGCCCTTAtaagtttttttccttccatccccTTAGTTTCACATTACCTCTCTATTTAATGTTATAGCATATCCAGTCAAGCTGACTGATTGACATTAACTGAGGATTTTCCCCATTCCTATTTATTACAGCTTGGCCAAATACTCTCTGTGAATTTCCCCACCTCAAGCAGGGGATTTTTAGCTTGTACTGAATAGATGACAGCTCAGTGCTAGGGACAGGGCAATTTCTTATAGCACCATCTTTCTAGACTGATAAGGATTCTCAGAGTAAATTAGCATTGTCATTAACAACTAAGTGGTAGTATTGGCAATGTGAAACTTCCTTCTCAAAAGAGGCACCAAGAGCTAAGACTGTCCCATTCACAAACATAGCTTGGCCATATAGCTTCAAAATGTGTGTTATATGACACAGAAGTTAGGATTAAAGACATTTTGTCTAACTACAGTTTTCCAGGAGTTACCTAGAATCATGTGCTTTTGAGACAAAATTTCAAAAACTTTGATTCACAAAGCTTGGGCATTCAAAATGCACTCGTGAAATACTGGGAAGAGTTTAGGAAAATACACACCTGGGAGCTGTTACACTAAGAGAAGAAATGGGTGTATGTAGGGGGGGAACCAAGCAGATTATTCAGGTTATattctttcttaaatatttgcatGAAGTTTCTTCTAGGATATACAAGGGAGTATACTTCCAAAGGTCTGAGAATCATCACCTTAGCTGGCAAGTATTGGTACTCCAGTACAACCAGTCAGAACCAGAAGAACTAACATTCATGGAACTACTCTTCCTTTTATGAGAAAAAAGACATGGGTATCATCTGGCCTATCATtatcataaaattattttcctgtaatGATAGCTGTTATctaacttcattattttttattccccatTGCTCTCTTGAATATCAAGAACATGGAAGAAAAGATCAACAAAAATAGTTGTAATATTAGGAATTTGATTATGTTCTAGGAAATTTTTAGGCAGCTCACTGGTGAGTGCAATTGCACATTTTCATTGAAATGAAATTGTTTATCCTGCAGAGATTGCAGCTTCATTCATGctctgcttcttttttgtttatagTTGGCGTGCTTGAGATGGAGTCGGTCATTCAGGTTGCAAGGAACCACAAGATTTAACCTACAATGCAAAGTAAAGCCAACTGCAAAGTTAGATTAAATTGTTCAGGGCCTTGTCAAGTTCTGAAGACCTCCAAGATAAAAATGATGAGAGCCATCATCATTCCCAGGCTTTTCTGCTCACCAGACAGCTTCTGCCATATGTATCTTAGGCACTTTCACTACTGCTGgatgcaaagaaataaaattgtactGTCACTCTCACTCTCTTTCAGGTGTACTCTGGAGACCTGTGTCTACTTTATCGTCTTCAGAATCCCACCCCTGCCAGTGGCTACAATGCTGATTTTCTGCTCTAAAACCCTCACAAACATCATTCTCCAGTTTCTTTCAGGTTTTGCGCTCTTCAAGccaggcacttttttttttaattttttttaaatgttcaggTAAACTCTGAAGTCCTACAGTAGGATATACAGAGTCATGtgtggaagcaaaacaaaacatgaaatgtgAATTAGTAAGCTAAAAGGCTTACTATTTCACATTATTAGAAATGTGAATTGGAGCCTTTTGTAAGTCCACTATGCAGAGTTTTTCTTCTAGAGTTTCTCTGAACTCTGAAGAGTTCTTTCCTTTTGCAGCTAAGTTTGTTCTGCAGGGCAGTTTCTCCTGTCTCTCGGGACAGAATGGTTTCTGAGCAAGTGCTGTTGATTGCATTGTTACTAGCTGTATATCTGTGGGTGTAAAGAGTGCTCAGAGGAATACGGGAAGGCTCcatgctgtatttttgtttttttttttttatctggcAGCAAGATGCAGCACAGTTCCTTACACCAAAGCTGCATCAAACAGCAAAATGGGCATTGGAAATGAAATGCAGCAGTCACATTTCTCTCATTTGTGTGAAAATAGAGCGATCAACTTTTGATTGTACTCCTTCAGGAAATAAACCAGGAACTTGGTCAAGCATTCTTTGGTTAAAAGTGCCATTGATTTACTGAGGTCTTTGCTCAGGGCAGGAGCTCAGGGCTGGCCCTACGCTGTTCAATTTTCCTCCTTCAAAaccattttaaagatttttcttcaaagcacaAAAAGTTATGGGTGTTCTGTCATTCCTTACCTGAGACTCCTTTAGACCCAGGTTAATGGCCAGTTTCTTCCTGTCTGTTTTACTGATATACTTCTgcttctgaaacattttctccaaagctttcctctggtcTTCAGAAAAGACAGCTCTTCGTAATATACCTCTCCGGGCTTTGGAGTTAGACTCCTGGGTCAGAAGAGGCAGGACACTTTCCTCTCCTAGTGGAAATAGATGTGAATTTCACACAGTATCTAACACagattagaaaaatattaagtgCTGTTCATTATAATGCTAGCAGACTACTGTGCCACTTTTGATTTGTTGGTGTTATAAGCGTGTCGTAATGCTTCAGTCGTGTTCATTAAGGGTGAAATTCTCACTTGGATCTAGAGGTGTTGTCAGTGGTCAAAAGTCTCCTTTTGACATGGTAAAAAGTAAATCAGATGAGTTCATACAGGAATATTAACACAGGGCCCATGCTACTGTAAAATCCAAGTACAGTCGGAGAAACTTCTCCGCTTTCCTTTGCACATTATCATTACTGAGTAACCTGCAGTAAGTTTTCCTAGAAGTTTATTTTCTCCTTATGTGAGATGCAGAACCAGATAAAAAGCGGTCTGTATCACTGACTCAAAGAAACTAAATAGGCTTTCTTAAGTTTTGTTTACCAATGAAAGGCTTTCAGAGTGAAGTATTTCTCAGAAAATCTACGGCCATTCACTTGCTTTTCTAGAAATGACAGCAATTTCTTTACTACAGATCCGGGGGGTACTTGGACTTATTCCTGTCAGTCTGGTTGCTAATCCTTTGACATCCCATAGGATAAATCTTCATGCCCAGTAAAGCCCAAAGCCCTTGTGCTTTGCCATACTCCCTCTCCTATAGAAGGATGTGGAGTAATGGGAGAGGTCCTGGTGAGGCTCGGTATGCCTCCAGCAGTCCCAGCttccccaaatgcccccaaaccCAGGGAGCAGTACCAGAGGCTAGCTGAACAGGGCCAAGCATCAGACGTGATAATTGCACGGGACACTTACAAGCAGTCCAGGAAAGAGTTGCCCTTTGATTCAGAAACCCATGCTGTGACTGTAAAGCCAAGGACACCTATGATCTTTCTGTGAGAGGGCAGACACAAAGGTGGCTTTGGTTTATATTATGTGCAATTTGGACTCTAAAGGTACAAGCTGTCCTGTTGATGACACCTCCCCACATACACACCAAGATTGCTGTCCCAGTTTAAGGTTACAGCAGCTGCAAAGGGATGTTGCAGCTCAATTTCTGACAAGCATTTCCATGTCAAAAGCCAATTGCAAAATTATCATCTAAAGCATATTTTCTAAAACATTGTACCCTTCTTTCatgaaaaaaagtctattttagTCAACTGTATAGGCAGTGGGGCAGAATTGAATACATTTGTTCAATAAATATAGTGCTCTTGAAAATACTGATCAAATCCAGATGCAGCTTTCACAAGCTGTTCCTTGGGGCTAAACCACCTTTCAACTTGGGTTTATTATACATAAATACACATGGGCATGTGTATCTTTAAACACTCTCGGAGAAACAAACACATGTACACCGAGGGTATTGTACAACTGTGTATGGATGACAGTGAGGAATTAGAGTGTCTATGTTTGTCTTGTAAAGTTGACTAGGTACTTTTGTGGTGTGTGTTTGACTGGTTTGATATTACGTTACACACATTACCCCTGTATCTTGCCTCCCACTGTGACCAGCAGAGGAAGAATATTAGAAGCTAAGCAAATATACAATGCTCTTTCCCCAAAATACATTGCCACTGTCAAGCACTACTGTTTAGGCACCActgcatttaatattttctactAGACATGCCTCGCTTGAATTTTTCTACATCTTAAAACCCCATCTTTATATTTGTCCCCTATTTTGAGCCGTGtcaaaaaagtaattattttgatttaaaatgttactGTATAAAAAATGGATACAAATGTATTTCAATTTTCAAAATGATATTTGGGACCTGATACAAAAATCATACCCTACTGGTTACTGTCCTGATATTTATCACCCAGTGACACAGTCAGACTCCCTGCAAACCAAAATAAACTATCTGCAGCACAAACGTCAAAATGTCACAGTGGAGGTTTCTGTAAAGGGCGAGCTAGGTTCGTATTTCCCCAAGGAGTGCATAGCCCtgcatgccccccccccaagaccTCATCCTGCTCACAAAGCTGGGGGCAAACACAAGCCCTTCTTCCTCAGTCGTGATTTCTGTCCTTCTTGCTGGAGTTTGCAGAATTCAGGTACCTTTTTTCAGAGAGCCTCCCAGTAGTTTCTGATGAATCATCAGCAATTCTCGAGTCTACTGGGAGGTACAGtctggtggtggaggagctgctACTTTCTCTCATCCTTACCACAGGATGAGAGATACCAGTGAGGGAAGAAGCTTAACAGGGCTGGTCCGTGACTCCCAGGCGGAGTTCCACAATGGAGTTGTCAGCCAGGGACCCAGGATGCCAGATTATGTGACCCCTTAAAATTTGTCTTGCCTGGCTGGTTGTTAACAGTCAATCAGCAAAGAAACAACCTCCTGCCAGAGCACTGAGGCGCCAATTAATTCCTACAGAGGCAGTATGTAGGGTACAGCTTAACACCTGCATTAGGCTAATGTAATAGTGAGGAGTGATTTAGCAGATTCCATGAAGACTAAGGCACAGTATGCGACTGATTTTAAAAGCCCAACTGAGCAAAATTAAATCATGAGCACAACACTCATAAGCAGCAATAAACAACCACTGGGTCATCATTGGGTCAAAAATGATGATCCCCACTCGTGTTTGGGATAATGAATACTCATCTTCAATTGTCTAGCCTAGATGATTTTGTAAGAATGCCCCATGTTACAAAATGCATTCTGACTCTGCTCTCAAAAATTACAGTTCAGTTGGTGGGTTAAAAGATTTTTAGTATGTGGGGATAGGCAGTTGTTCACTCACTGCAATAATTCTCTAGAACGAAGCAAGTCAGTTTGCAACCTGTTGCACTGAACATGCATCAAAAGGTTTAGTGCTCTTTTGACATAAATGCAAATCTGTTACCAACTATTTCCTATGTTgctggtttgatttttgtttttgttttgtgtgtgtgtgttttaagtCTCTCCTTTGTGTCCTAATATATAGTGATAAATGTCCCCTTAATCTGTGGAACAATCTTCATTTGCCTTCATGGCAGAGACCACCTTGAAGGAGCAAGTAAAAGCTTTAGTCATGGTTtccattttttcatttgaactCAATACATTCTAGTTAAATGGACAATTAATAGGTCACTTCCAAAATAGTAGTGTATCACTCCTGGTTAATAAACAATCCCCACAGTTGATAATGGGCCTATGTATTCAGCAAGTCCCTGTATACACTCAGCTCATCCACTAAATCCCTTTTCAGGTAGACAGGGTTATATGGGAAGATGAGCTAGAATGAGTCTATAAAAGTCAGTTTCAttcactgctttatttttcagtcaagTGCTTTAAATGGTGTCCAGAAAATCTCTTGGAATGTGAGACAGGAGAAAAGACTGGCACATAGAGTATTGCTTTATGGCCATACAAAAGGGCAACTGACCCTTGCCCAGGCCTTTTCAATGTGAAATGGTTCCTAAAGTTCATCTGCACAGTGAAAAATTGTGGTGAGGTCGCGTGTGGATGAGTAAAGTGAAAGTGGTGATTGGTCATGGTGCTGTCAGCCATTGTGGGAGAGCCGGGGCCATGTAAAACGCTCTGTGGGAAAGTGTCAGCCCCCTAAAGAGCTGCTCAGAAACTTGCAGCTCATTAAACTGCCAGCATTTGCTGCCTCACTTGTCAAGAATCATTCAACTT encodes the following:
- the DBX2 gene encoding homeobox protein DBX2, which codes for MLPSALYWDLVGSSALLNLPAAPGFGNLGKSFLIENLLRAGAPQSPAQLRPLPASPVPLKLCPAAEQISPSGGPFPTRWAFQVLNPSAADSGRLPARAPAADRGGVFPPAATALSKHFFLRAPPFYSACCGGSCQHPASPTAFPREESVLPLLTQESNSKARRGILRRAVFSEDQRKALEKMFQKQKYISKTDRKKLAINLGLKESQVKIWFQNRRMKWRNSKEKEVLSNRCLQEGLQENYLSQSTMNFTSPCPSVWEVSQEQASPRWKEKSPGNSERLASIQPPPRANSSQSPLYLYPDQDTANKAVTSSA